One region of Mesobacillus boroniphilus genomic DNA includes:
- the ablA gene encoding lysine 2,3-aminomutase, protein MKQTLYKPSRHWKDIELWKDVTEEQWNDWLWQLTNTIRTLDDLKKVINLTPDEEEGVRISTKTIPLNITPYYASLMNPDDPRCPVRMQSVPISKEIHKTKYDLEDPLHEDEDSPVPGLTHRYPDRVLFLVTNQCSMYCRYCTRRRFSGQIGMGVAKKQLDAAINYIRETPEVRDVLISGGDGLLINDNILEYILKNLREIDHVEIIRIGTRAPVVFPQRITENLCSILKKYHPIWLNTHFNTSIEITEDSKRACEMLADAGVPVGNQSVILAGINDSVPIMKKLMHDLVKIRVRPYYIYQCDLSEGIGHFRAPVTKGLEIIEGLRGHTSGYAVPTFVVDAPGGGGKISLQPNYLISQSPEKVVLRNFEGVITSYPEPENYVPGRAEGYFKQVYPDYEKKKSNTGIAAIMNDSEFNLIPEGLGRLDRREKYEEDPNHASLKDKRDKRDELKEKKFMAQQKKTTTEAADGQGAVPSTKE, encoded by the coding sequence ATGAAACAGACTTTATATAAACCTTCAAGACATTGGAAGGATATTGAACTGTGGAAGGATGTAACGGAAGAGCAATGGAATGACTGGCTCTGGCAGCTTACCAATACAATCAGAACTCTCGATGATTTAAAAAAGGTCATAAATCTTACTCCGGACGAAGAAGAGGGAGTAAGGATCTCAACAAAAACAATTCCATTGAACATAACACCATACTATGCTTCATTGATGAATCCGGATGATCCTCGGTGTCCCGTAAGGATGCAATCTGTGCCAATCTCCAAGGAAATACACAAAACGAAATACGATCTTGAAGATCCATTGCATGAAGATGAGGATTCTCCTGTACCAGGGTTGACTCATCGCTATCCTGACAGAGTATTATTCCTGGTCACAAATCAATGCTCTATGTATTGCCGATATTGCACACGCCGCCGATTTTCCGGGCAAATCGGCATGGGTGTTGCTAAGAAACAGCTTGATGCTGCTATCAACTATATCAGGGAAACCCCAGAAGTACGTGACGTACTGATTTCAGGCGGAGATGGACTTTTGATCAATGATAATATCCTTGAATATATTCTAAAAAACCTTCGAGAAATCGACCATGTTGAAATCATCAGGATTGGAACCCGGGCACCTGTCGTATTCCCGCAGCGAATAACAGAGAATCTATGTTCAATCCTCAAAAAATACCATCCAATCTGGCTGAATACACACTTCAATACATCCATTGAAATCACAGAAGATTCAAAGCGTGCTTGTGAGATGCTTGCTGATGCCGGTGTCCCTGTCGGTAATCAATCCGTCATACTTGCAGGAATCAATGACAGCGTCCCGATTATGAAAAAGCTCATGCATGACCTCGTGAAAATCCGTGTCCGACCTTATTATATTTACCAGTGTGACCTGTCTGAAGGCATTGGCCACTTCCGCGCACCAGTCACGAAGGGGCTCGAAATCATTGAAGGCTTAAGAGGGCATACATCCGGCTATGCTGTACCGACTTTTGTGGTCGACGCTCCAGGTGGAGGCGGAAAAATCTCCTTGCAGCCCAATTACCTGATTTCCCAGAGCCCTGAAAAAGTGGTTCTCCGCAATTTTGAAGGTGTAATCACTTCATATCCTGAGCCTGAAAATTATGTTCCAGGCAGAGCGGAGGGTTACTTTAAACAAGTGTATCCAGACTATGAAAAGAAAAAATCGAACACTGGAATCGCAGCTATCATGAACGACAGTGAATTCAACCTGATTCCAGAAGGTCTTGGAAGGCTCGACCGCAGAGAAAAGTACGAGGAAGACCCGAATCATGCTTCATTGAAGGATAAGCGAGATAAACGTGATGAATTAAAGGAAAAGAAATTTATGGCACAACAGAAAAAAACGACAACTGAAGCAGCTGATGGGCAAGGAGCAGTCCCATCCACAAAGGAATAG
- a CDS encoding aldehyde dehydrogenase family protein — MKQNLWINGENVKTEKYRQLSNPFNGEKIADVAEASKEDVIKAIDSAAGTITEMSEMEAHKRSDILRRVAELIQEDRVECARLIAEESSKPLKAALGEVDRTIMTYTFASEEARRLYGETIPMDAAPGGEGRVAYTVREPLGVIAAITPFNFPMNLVAHKVGPAIAAGNTVVLKPASQTPLSAYKIASYFHKAGLPAGALNVVTGSGKSVGDVLITDDRVKMVTFTGSPVVGKYIRENAGLKRVTLELGSNSALIVDKGTDLKRIMPRIVTGAFSNQGQVCISIQRIFVHETIADEFVSMFIEEAGSLKVGDPLDEQTDVAAMISENDVTRAKAWIKDAVENGAELVYGGESEKQILKPTVLLNAQPTDKISCEEVFAPVVHINTFREFDDAIAQVNDSQFGLQAGVYTNDLQKAFKAAKALHVGGVMINEIPTFRVDHMPYGGVKMSGTGREGIKYALEEMTELKLVSIKLD; from the coding sequence ATGAAACAGAATTTATGGATTAACGGAGAGAATGTGAAAACGGAAAAATACCGTCAGCTTTCAAATCCTTTTAATGGAGAAAAAATTGCCGATGTAGCAGAGGCAAGCAAGGAAGATGTAATAAAAGCAATCGATTCAGCTGCTGGAACTATAACGGAGATGTCAGAGATGGAAGCTCACAAGCGTTCTGATATCCTTCGGAGAGTGGCTGAATTAATCCAGGAAGACAGGGTTGAGTGTGCCAGGCTGATTGCGGAGGAATCATCCAAACCATTGAAGGCGGCTCTTGGTGAAGTCGACCGCACGATCATGACCTATACTTTTGCATCAGAAGAGGCAAGAAGGCTATATGGCGAAACGATCCCAATGGATGCTGCACCTGGAGGCGAGGGTAGAGTTGCCTATACTGTGAGGGAGCCGCTAGGTGTTATTGCTGCGATAACTCCTTTCAATTTTCCGATGAACCTTGTAGCCCACAAGGTCGGACCGGCAATTGCAGCTGGTAATACGGTAGTCCTTAAGCCAGCCAGTCAGACCCCATTATCGGCCTATAAAATTGCTTCCTATTTCCATAAGGCAGGACTGCCTGCTGGAGCTCTAAATGTAGTGACTGGCAGCGGTAAAAGTGTCGGTGATGTGCTGATTACAGATGACCGGGTAAAAATGGTCACCTTTACCGGCAGCCCTGTGGTCGGGAAGTATATCCGCGAAAATGCAGGCCTTAAAAGAGTAACTCTTGAACTCGGGTCCAACTCCGCGTTGATTGTCGATAAAGGAACTGATCTTAAAAGGATAATGCCAAGAATCGTTACTGGAGCCTTTTCAAATCAGGGGCAGGTTTGCATCTCTATACAAAGGATTTTCGTCCACGAAACGATCGCTGATGAATTCGTTTCTATGTTCATTGAAGAAGCTGGCAGCCTGAAGGTGGGAGACCCTCTTGATGAACAAACCGATGTTGCCGCAATGATCAGCGAGAATGATGTGACAAGGGCAAAGGCCTGGATTAAGGACGCGGTGGAAAATGGAGCGGAACTTGTATATGGCGGAGAAAGTGAAAAACAAATCTTGAAACCAACTGTGCTTCTTAATGCGCAGCCCACTGATAAAATTTCCTGTGAGGAAGTATTTGCACCGGTTGTCCATATCAACACCTTCAGGGAATTTGATGACGCAATTGCTCAGGTCAATGACTCACAGTTCGGGTTGCAGGCAGGTGTCTATACGAATGATCTTCAAAAAGCTTTCAAAGCTGCCAAAGCCCTCCATGTAGGCGGAGTGATGATCAATGAAATTCCGACCTTCCGGGTAGACCATATGCCATATGGCGGAGTAAAAATGAGCGGGACCGGCAGAGAAGGGATTAAATACGCTTTAGAAGAAATGACCGAACTGAAGCTTGTATCAATCAAACTAGATTGA
- a CDS encoding sigma-54 interaction domain-containing protein has translation MRLNSVSNVTEEILSAILKCIDEAIHVVNTDGITIFYNEVAAKHDGLEISEVIGKPLLSVFPSLNDQSSTLLKVIETKKPIYNETQSFVNLHGRKIDTVNSTLPIFVQGELIGAVEIAKDYSQIKQLSERLVEIQKSLNHRGTKTIKQQSGYTFSDLLTNNKHFKMIKKKAEKLAKSDSPILVYGESGTGKELFVQSIHKASSRAAGPFIAQNCAAIPENLLESILFGTSKGSYTGAVDRPGLFELANGGTLFLDELNSMPFDLQAKLLRVLEDGAVRRIGSTNVTSVNVRVISAMNVYPGLAMEANQLRTDLFYRLNVLTFELMPLRQRKEDILYLSDVFISQYNKQLRKHVSGLDEHVKSIFLKHQWPGNVRELKHTIEYMMNVCEGSMLTGQDLPMMLKNIQPDAVSDQQIRTSFVLREHLKELEIQLINDALDASGGNIQQAAVLLDIPRQTLQYKMKKLNI, from the coding sequence ATGAGATTGAACTCAGTATCCAATGTGACGGAAGAAATCTTAAGCGCAATATTGAAGTGCATCGACGAGGCAATCCATGTCGTGAATACCGACGGGATTACCATTTTCTATAATGAAGTAGCTGCCAAGCACGATGGACTAGAAATCAGCGAAGTGATTGGAAAGCCGCTCCTTAGTGTATTCCCTTCACTGAACGACCAATCCAGCACTTTATTGAAAGTAATTGAAACGAAGAAACCAATCTATAATGAAACCCAATCCTTTGTTAATTTGCATGGACGGAAGATTGACACTGTGAATTCAACCCTCCCAATCTTTGTACAGGGAGAATTAATTGGTGCAGTTGAAATTGCAAAGGATTATTCTCAGATCAAGCAACTTTCTGAACGTCTGGTCGAAATCCAAAAGAGTCTAAACCATCGTGGGACGAAAACCATTAAACAGCAATCGGGATATACGTTCAGTGACTTGCTTACAAATAATAAGCATTTTAAGATGATTAAAAAGAAGGCTGAGAAACTGGCAAAATCTGATTCTCCGATTCTTGTGTATGGAGAAAGCGGGACAGGAAAGGAACTTTTTGTCCAATCGATCCATAAAGCCTCCAGTCGAGCAGCCGGACCTTTTATCGCCCAAAACTGTGCGGCTATTCCGGAAAACCTGCTAGAAAGCATCCTGTTTGGCACCTCAAAGGGAAGCTATACTGGAGCAGTGGACAGGCCTGGATTGTTCGAGCTGGCTAACGGTGGAACGCTTTTCCTTGATGAGCTGAATTCGATGCCGTTCGATCTCCAGGCTAAGCTTCTTCGTGTCCTTGAGGATGGTGCTGTCAGAAGAATCGGCAGTACGAATGTTACCTCTGTCAACGTCAGGGTAATCTCCGCGATGAATGTATACCCTGGTCTGGCAATGGAAGCGAACCAGCTGCGGACGGATTTATTTTATCGTCTGAATGTATTGACATTCGAATTGATGCCTTTAAGACAAAGGAAAGAGGACATCCTTTATTTGTCGGATGTCTTCATCAGCCAATATAACAAACAGTTGCGGAAGCACGTTTCAGGACTGGATGAACATGTAAAATCAATTTTTCTTAAACATCAATGGCCAGGAAATGTCAGGGAGCTGAAGCATACAATTGAATACATGATGAATGTATGTGAAGGCAGTATGCTGACAGGCCAAGACTTGCCAATGATGCTGAAGAACATTCAGCCGGATGCTGTTTCTGATCAACAAATACGTACATCTTTTGTTTTGAGGGAGCATCTTAAAGAGCTAGAAATCCAATTAATCAATGATGCGCTGGATGCTTCAGGCGGCAATATCCAACAAGCAGCAGTCCTCTTGGATATTCCGAGACAGACGCTTCAATATAAAATGAAAAAATTGAATATATAA
- the ablB gene encoding putative beta-lysine N-acetyltransferase encodes MHLGKTMILSDKNYNLTVYIDKQNKRVRVEDYLGSLSNILGVAEELVEKEKADKLIIKGRREHFTQLLERGFGFEASIDGFFLGSDCMFFSKFYSDERRTSPHWLQEDGIIKSVYHLAEPAQNITPPNDYVLKKMDEADAKGLSDLYKAVFQIYPTPLNDPEYIVKTMKEGTLYYGFVHDGQVVSAASAEVDSFYKNAEMTDCATLKEHRKHGLMKVLLARLEDELIENGIYCSYSIARALSFGMNAALYQLGYAYRGRLVNNVYIYDKIENMNVWVKDLAKSPNFGQ; translated from the coding sequence ATGCATTTAGGGAAAACGATGATCTTATCTGACAAGAATTATAACCTGACTGTTTATATAGATAAACAGAATAAGCGGGTCAGAGTTGAAGACTATTTAGGCAGCTTATCAAATATTTTGGGTGTAGCTGAAGAGCTAGTAGAAAAAGAAAAGGCTGACAAATTGATTATCAAAGGAAGAAGAGAACATTTTACTCAGCTGCTTGAAAGAGGTTTCGGTTTTGAGGCAAGTATTGATGGATTCTTCCTGGGTTCAGATTGTATGTTCTTTTCGAAGTTTTACAGTGACGAAAGGAGGACTTCGCCGCACTGGCTACAAGAGGACGGAATCATCAAAAGTGTTTACCATCTGGCAGAACCGGCACAGAACATCACCCCTCCAAATGATTATGTTTTGAAAAAAATGGACGAAGCAGATGCTAAAGGCTTATCTGATTTATACAAAGCGGTCTTCCAAATTTATCCCACACCTTTGAATGACCCTGAGTATATCGTCAAAACAATGAAAGAAGGAACCTTATATTACGGATTTGTCCATGATGGTCAGGTTGTAAGCGCAGCATCAGCAGAGGTGGACTCTTTTTATAAAAATGCAGAGATGACTGATTGCGCAACATTAAAAGAGCATAGAAAGCACGGACTGATGAAGGTGCTCCTGGCCCGCCTTGAGGATGAGCTAATTGAAAATGGCATATATTGTTCTTACTCCATAGCCAGGGCTTTATCATTTGGGATGAACGCAGCCCTGTATCAACTTGGTTATGCTTACCGAGGCAGGTTGGTGAACAATGTGTATATCTATGATAAAATTGAAAACATGAATGTTTGGGTAAAAGATTTGGCAAAATCGCCAAATTTTGGGCAGTGA
- the gabT gene encoding 4-aminobutyrate--2-oxoglutarate transaminase encodes MGDIKIRTSIPGPKALKLLERKERNIPVGPFNTIKSFAEKGEGALLTDVDGNTFIDFAGAIGTLNVGHCPPEVVSALHEQIDRYLHPCFHVMMYEPYVELSELLNRITPGDHHKKTFFLSSGAEAVENAIKIARKYSGRKGIISFERGFHGRTYMAMSLTSKVKPYKFQFGPFAPETYKWPYPVYSQEKGMAPDELDAYMLKKFETFFLSEVPGTEIAAVIMEPIQGEGGFNIPSKSFVQGVKRICEQYGILFIADEIQTGFGRTGKLFGMEHYGVVPDLMTMSKSIAAGLPISAVTGRAEIMDSAGIGEIGGTFGGSPLGCVAALKVVKMIEEERLLERANFFGEKFQERFGKLTDRFPEIGDIRSLGAMCAIEFFGENDQPNGQIVREILAKAHQQGLILMSAGLYGNVIRLLAPLVITDDQIEEGFDVLESVITECCQR; translated from the coding sequence ATGGGAGATATCAAGATAAGGACGTCCATACCTGGTCCTAAAGCCCTGAAATTGTTGGAAAGAAAAGAAAGAAATATCCCTGTTGGACCGTTCAACACGATCAAGTCGTTTGCGGAAAAAGGTGAAGGTGCATTATTGACGGATGTCGATGGAAATACATTCATTGATTTTGCGGGTGCAATCGGCACTCTGAATGTTGGCCACTGTCCACCAGAAGTTGTAAGTGCACTTCATGAGCAGATTGACCGCTATCTTCACCCTTGTTTCCATGTGATGATGTACGAACCTTACGTAGAACTGTCGGAATTGCTCAATAGAATCACTCCAGGTGATCATCATAAAAAAACCTTCTTTCTGAGCAGCGGAGCTGAAGCGGTAGAAAACGCAATAAAAATAGCCAGGAAATATTCAGGTCGGAAAGGAATCATTTCGTTTGAACGTGGCTTTCATGGAAGGACCTATATGGCAATGTCACTGACTAGCAAGGTGAAACCATACAAATTCCAGTTCGGGCCATTCGCTCCCGAAACATATAAATGGCCATATCCGGTGTATTCCCAGGAAAAAGGCATGGCACCTGATGAATTGGATGCATATATGCTGAAAAAATTTGAGACTTTTTTCCTCAGCGAGGTTCCAGGGACGGAAATTGCAGCGGTCATAATGGAACCGATCCAGGGTGAGGGCGGTTTTAATATTCCATCCAAATCCTTTGTTCAAGGCGTGAAGAGAATCTGTGAGCAGTATGGAATTCTTTTTATTGCAGATGAAATCCAAACCGGTTTTGGCCGGACAGGAAAGTTGTTTGGGATGGAGCATTACGGTGTTGTCCCTGATTTAATGACCATGTCAAAATCGATTGCTGCAGGGCTGCCAATCAGTGCGGTCACTGGAAGGGCTGAAATTATGGACTCTGCAGGAATTGGGGAAATTGGCGGAACCTTTGGCGGAAGTCCTCTCGGTTGTGTAGCAGCACTAAAAGTCGTTAAAATGATAGAAGAGGAAAGACTTCTTGAAAGGGCAAATTTCTTCGGAGAGAAATTTCAAGAAAGGTTCGGCAAGCTGACAGACCGTTTCCCTGAGATTGGTGATATCCGTTCATTAGGAGCGATGTGTGCAATCGAATTTTTCGGTGAGAATGATCAACCAAACGGACAGATCGTTCGGGAAATACTTGCAAAAGCACATCAACAGGGATTGATTTTAATGAGCGCAGGTCTTTATGGAAATGTAATCAGGCTTTTAGCTCCACTTGTCATAACAGATGATCAAATTGAGGAAGGGTTCGATGTGCTTGAATCAGTCATTACGGAATGCTGCCAGCGGTAG